A single genomic interval of Epinephelus fuscoguttatus linkage group LG22, E.fuscoguttatus.final_Chr_v1 harbors:
- the LOC125883060 gene encoding uncharacterized protein LOC125883060, with protein MGNLQLSTSLFRTGAAVSEQGRFIAKRIRTGITYYYTPISEPGEHTLSATKDFQTSTTLCPISSLSSSALPKSRSPSADPSSLATSRPLLVFFSWLGAPLAAVGKYRDLYMDRGMDFLLVQSNVMHFLWPQWGLEYGLEVLKVLEEPQFSGRPVLVHSCSIGGYTFTQTLIHISQGWNKHTDLAQRVIGHIYDSLVVGTLERMAIGLGKTLVPRLERFIKNLAMFYFWLFKRQTADFYSNGIQVFHNSPVTAPALFFYSENDPLCDHTDLEKVIDFWRKRGMTVRSRKWKVSKHAAHMRCHPEDYLCTLEKYLNSLDVPSIKAKM; from the exons ATGGGAAACCTGCAGCTCTCCACCAG TCTTTTCAGGACCGGTGCAGCTGTGTCTGAACAAGGCAGGTTCATAGCCAAGAGGATCCGCACTGGCATAACTTATTATTACACTCCGATCTCAGAGCCGGGGGAACACACATTAAGTGCTACCAAAGACTTTCAAACATCCACCACTCTTTGCCCCATCTCATCCCTGTCTTCCTCAGCTCTGCCCAAAAGCCGTTCCCCCTCTGCAGATCCTTCATCACTTGCCACTTCCCGTCCTCTCCTTGTCTTCTTCTCCTGGCTTGGTGCCCCGCTGGCTGCGGTAGGCAAGTACAGGGACCTGTACATGGACCGTGGCATGGACTTCCTCCTTGTCCAGAGCAATGTAATGCACTTCCTGTGGCCTCAATGGGGGCTGGAATACGGGCTGGAGGTTTTGAAGGTTCTGGAGGAGCCTCAGTTCTCAGGGAGGCCGGTGCTGGTCCACTCCTGCTCCATTGGTGGCTACACTTTCACCCAGACGCTCATCCACATCTCTCAGGGatggaacaaacacacagacctgGCCCAGAGGGTGATAGGGCACATCTACGACAGCTTGGTGGTGGGCACCCTGGAGCGCATGGCGATAG GCCTCGGCAAGACTCTGGTGCCACGTTTGGAGCGCTTCATCAAAAACCTCGCCATGTTTTACTTCTGGCTCTTCAAACGCCAGACAGCAGACTTCTACAGCAACGGCATCCAGGTGTTCCACAACAGTCCGGTTACAGCGCCGGCCCTCTTCTTCTACAGCGAAAACGACCCCCTGTGCGACCACACTGACCTGGAAAAGGTAATTGACttctggaggaagagaggcatGACTGTTAGGAGCAGGAAGTGGAAGGTGTCCAAGCACGCAGCCCACATGCGATGCCACCCAGAAGACTATCTCTGCACGCTGGAGAAATACTTGAACTCGCTGGACGTTCCCTCCATCAAAGCAAAAATGTGA
- the lepb gene encoding leptin b, whose translation MHIFRALVYVSLVVAPGCSSLPTKGDSIRNTIHSIINIAQITLVHIKKLRTRLPAAPQIEPSTPSIDGLTSITQDLGLLDNELQNPVTELLSQIQADVSSLEGRVRSFALTMDCPLQARPSGATSDSVFPDSQLHLTLTKVQRYLEKFILHKDKLKVC comes from the exons ATGCACATCTTCCGGGCCCTTGTCTACGTCTCTCTGGTGGTGGCTCCTGGGTGCTCAAGTCTTCCAACAAAGGGAGACTCCATCAGGAATACGATACACAGCATCATAAACATAGCTCAGATAACCCTGGTCCACATCAAGAAACTACGGACGAGG TTGCCGGCGGCTCCACAGATCGAACCCAGCACCCCCTCCATCGACGGACTAACCAGCATCACACAAGATCTCGGACTTTTGGACAATGAACTGCAGAACCCCGTCACGGAGCTCCTCAGCCAGATCCAGGCTGATGTCTCCAGCCTGGAGGGAAGGGTGCGCTCCTTCGCCCTCACCATGGACTGTCCCCTTCAGGCTAGACCGAGCGGAGCGACCAGCGACAGCGTGTTCCCCGACAGCCAGCTCCATCTGACTCTGACCAAGGTGCAGCGCTACCTGGAGAAGTTTATTCTCCACAAGGACAAACTCAAGGTCTGCTGA